The genomic region ACATTGGATGCAACGTAATgccttaaaaaaatgaatgcaataAAAAGGTAACATATAGGCTACTATAAATTGTAGATCGAAGAGAAACTAGAGGATGCCGTGCAAAACAATGTTGTTGTAGAGAGTTTACCATAAAAGTCCAGATTCTCCGTTCTGTGCCTTACAAAAAAGAAGCGGATGCTGAGGTGTCATACTGTTGACCCAATATGTTTGTGAGACATCTGAGAtttgatcttttttctcaattaATATGCTGGGACACAGAGACCAAGAAATCAACCTATTTgaatttatgaattattttatatctatctatatatctatatatctatatatatatatatatatatatatatatatatatatatatatatatatatttattttatatatattttgtatacaaAACAGACAAAGTAACTCATACCAATTTTATGCCCTGAATATCAGCGACTTGAATCACTGTCCACCATTGGGCCGCACTTCTGCATAGTTCTTGACCAACTGGGAGATCCTGACAACTTTAATGTCTTGTGGTATGCTATCATAATCTGACCACAAGTACTCTGGAGACAGCACCTTGGTTGGTTTGTTGTACAGCAGGTACCTgcatgacagagagacaggctgaTAAGCTGTAAATCTTAGAAATACTGTAGATGAGATGTTAAGTGTCAACAGTACAGAAGATAAGAAACAACTTAATACAGTCTTATTGATGAAGGTATTTTAAGAAAACAGGATTAGGAAATGTGACAAAGACTGGCAGATAGAAAAGACTGGCAGAAAATGAGGAGGTTGGAGCAGGTTGGAAACATGAAAAAAGGACAGCAGCAAAAATCACTGCAGACCAGGGAATGAAATGTGACACAATACTTGTTGAGGTGACTCTCTTCCTGCCATACAGCTTCAATCTCATTCTTGGCGTCCTCCTCCGACTGTGTGTAACAGTATCTGAGAAAATAAAAGAGGTGTTTGAGGAAACGaataatgaaagaaagaaaacgtgGTAACTTAGTTGTGGCACTACAGTAATGTCAAAAACCAATAAGAAGCTTACATAGGTGCAATAATGTCAGAAAGACACAAATGCCagaatggtaacactttataataaccatcattaaAAAATGATAAATTGATAAAAACTTTAGTTAGGCTAACAtgtactgttaacaaacaatgaaatagTGATTTACAATGTTTACTGATAATTAGTAATGTTATAATTTATGTTAACATTATAAATGATCAATTTAATGTTTGTTACAGTAAAATGACTATTAATTTGAGTTTAATTAACTATCATATAAGCATTTATtagtgatggttattataaagtgttactgaAACAATATAGCGTCTACGTTTTTCTTTTACAATGTACTGGGTTTTGAAAGGCAAAGATTTTTACACATCTAGTATCTAAATCTAAGCTTTATCAAATCATTACTATTTCCTTTGTACGTTAATTACAAATTActtaaacaataatttggttaTGGTTACTTGACAAGCTTGTACATGTCCTCCAGGTATCCACCCCAGACAGCCGCAGTGTAATAATAGTCTCCTTCATCATTAGGAATGAAGGCCTTGGATTCAGGCCGACGCTCATACGGGAACTGATCCCTTTGTGTATTCTGAGTAAataaaatggggaaaaaacatgTTATAAGGGTGAGAGGCTATAGCTGATAATTGTGACAGTGGTTAATGCTGTGGCTGATCAGAAAATGACCAAGAAATACAGGACATGACATTATTAATACAACATAAGAAAATAGTTATTAACTTGAAATTAAAATACTGTAGGAACAAGAGTAAAACCTTGTAGTAGCCACGGTGAAGCACAGCCGACAGCTGACTGAGAGACTCTGCTCCAAAACGGCTGTGGAAGACACTGTCGATGTCCATCATATAAAGATAGTCTGCTTCATTACGGATCTGAAAACATTACAGTTGAGATGTGAGACTGAATGCACTACGGAGAGACTCAGTTGGAtgatcaataaataatatttcaAAGTACTATATTTGATTTTTATGCACCTCAGTGAGAGAAATGACAGCTGTTCATGaattcatttgttgttgtttttctttgtaaGAGCTATGTATGTTGACTAACAAGTTAAAACTGAGCTAATTTTTAAGCATCAGCAATTGTAACCAGATGAAAAAGCCACTAGCTTTCGTGGTGTGTATGGcctattttgtgttttgataCTTACCTGTTTGTCAATAGTGATGGTGGTCCATTTCATCCTGCCAAGTACTACTTCCTGCCAGCGTTTGGCACTAGGGATGGTGACAACTGAAAGTGTCCGGCCCTTACCCAGTTTAATCTGCccagtcaaataaaaaaagaaaacaaattaattaCAAACAACATCTTCTCATAACATCCGAtcacaatatataaatataaaataattgaaGTCTTAAGGAAAATAAGTTTCAATTAT from Sander lucioperca isolate FBNREF2018 chromosome 3, SLUC_FBN_1.2, whole genome shotgun sequence harbors:
- the LOC116060445 gene encoding globoside alpha-1,3-N-acetylgalactosaminyltransferase 1-like, translated to MLCYISRIHILVSLSSLLIFFGGIYIYLGHSSPSFSFCPDNGWRIRDLTMQTGLKYAQPSTQNGRTDVNSVTNWNAPLVWEGTFDPVVIDAIYKKMDPRVAVVVFAVGKYTRFLKGFLESGEKYFLVDFRVTYYIFTDNEQDVTKIKLGKGRTLSVVTIPSAKRWQEVVLGRMKWTTITIDKQIRNEADYLYMMDIDSVFHSRFGAESLSQLSAVLHRGYYKNTQRDQFPYERRPESKAFIPNDEGDYYYTAAVWGGYLEDMYKLVKYCYTQSEEDAKNEIEAVWQEESHLNKYLLYNKPTKVLSPEYLWSDYDSIPQDIKVVRISQLVKNYAEVRPNGGQ